From Carettochelys insculpta isolate YL-2023 chromosome 3, ASM3395843v1, whole genome shotgun sequence, a single genomic window includes:
- the ZFP36L2 gene encoding mRNA decay activator protein ZFP36L2, with protein sequence MSTTLLSAFYDIDFLCKTEKTLTNLSSMLDKKAVGTPVTSPSSSFAPGFLRRHSTSNLQALANSPSFPSSSGSSSSSSSSSSFGSLKETGTGGGGSSSPTALLNKENKFRDRSFSENGERSQHLMQQLQQKAGGGAPINSTRYKTELCRPFEESGACKYGEKCQFAHGFHELRSLTRHPKYKTELCRTFHTIGFCPYGPRCHFIHNADERRPAPGGGTASPAAPHHHPHAPPPPHPAGSTGDLRAFAPRDPPLGGGGGFGPQRGGERPKLHHSLSFSGFSAHQQHGGAQQHGGRLEAALLESPGGSRTPPPTASASYCDELLSPPCANNAFAFSGQELGSLIAPLAIHSPGFAASPAVAAAAAAAAFYRCQQQPPPPGGNCPPPPPASPPFSFQPLRRLSESPVFDAPPSPPDSLSDRESYLSGSLSSGSLSGSESPSLDSGRRLPIFSRLSISDD encoded by the exons ATGTCTACGACACTTTTATCTGCCTTCTACGACATCGACTTCTTGTGCAAG ACCGAGAAGACCCTGACCAACCTGAGCAGTATGCTGGACAAGAAGGCGGTGGGGACTCCCGtgacctcccccagctccagcttcgCGCCGGGATTTCTGCGAAGACACTCTACCAGCAACCTCCAGGCTCTAGCCAACAGTCCCTCGTTCCCCAGCTCCTCGGGTTCCAGCTCGTCGTCGTCCTCGTCTTCCTCCTTCGGCAGCCTGAAGGAGACGGGCACGGGCGGCggagggagcagcagccccaCGGCGCTGCTCAACAAGGAGAACAAGTTCCGGGACCGCTCGTTCAGCGAGAATGGCGAGCGCAGCCAGCACCtcatgcagcagctgcagcagaaggcgGGCGGCGGGGCGCCCATCAACTCCACGCGCTACAAGACGGAGCTGTGCCGGCCCTTCGAGGAGAGCGGCGCCTGCAAGTACGGCGAGAAGTGCCAGTTCGCGCACGGCTTCCACGAGCTGCGCAGCCTGACGCGCCACCCCAAGTACAAGACGGAGCTGTGCCGCACCTTCCACACCATCGGCTTCTGCCCCTACGGCCCGCGCTGCCACTTCATCCACAACGCGGACGAGCGCCGCCCCGCGCCCGGAGGGGGTACGGCCTCACCCGCCGCCCCgcaccaccacccccatgcgCCGCCACCGCCCCACCCCGCCGGCAGTACCGGGGACCTCCGCGCTTTCGCTCCCCGGGACCCGCCGCTGGGGGGCGGCGGCGGGTTCGGCCCACAGCGCGGTGGCGAGCGGCCCAAGCTACACCACAGCCTGAGCTTCTCCGGCTTCTCGGCCCACCAGCAGCACGGCGGCGCGCAGCAGCACGGCGGGCGGCTGGAGGCGGCGCTGCTCGAGAGCCCCGGCGGGTCCCGCACCCCCCCGCCGACCGCCTCCGCCTCTTACTGCGACGAGTTGCTCTCTCCGCCTTGCGCCAATAACGCCTTCGCCTTCtcgggccaggagctgggcagcctcATCGCGCCGCTCGCCATCCACAGCCCCGGCTTCGCTGCCAGCCCCGCcgtggcggcggcggctgctgccgcCGCCTTCTACCGCTGCCaacagcagccgccgccgccaggTGGGAACTGCCCGCCGCCGCCTCCCGCCTCGCCCCCTTTCAGCTTCCAGCCCCTGCGCCGCCTCTCCGAGTCCCCCGTCTTCGACGCACCACCCAGCCCCCCGGACTCGCTCTCCGACCGGGAGAGCTACTTGAGCGGCTCGCTCAGCTCCGGCAGCCTCAGTGGCTCCGAGTCCCCCAGCCTGGACTCGGGCAGGCGCCTGCCCATCTTCAGCCGCCTCTCCATCTCCGACGACTAG